The Rhopalosiphum maidis isolate BTI-1 chromosome 1, ASM367621v3, whole genome shotgun sequence genome has a segment encoding these proteins:
- the LOC113560297 gene encoding lipopolysaccharide-induced tumor necrosis factor-alpha factor homolog, translated as MSSIPPQNIQWVQSPALAPPLGPDSIPIICTSCGQSIFTSTSRKAKAAAWWSCMLLSFCGCCFGCCLIPCCLHSCNVVNHTCPNCNAYLGQYRP; from the exons ATGTCATCAATTCCTCcacaaaatattcaat GGGTCCAATCACCTGCACTTGCACCACCGCTAGGCCCTGATAGTATTCCAATTATATGCACTTCATGTGGTCAGTCAATATTTACCAGTACTTCTAGAAAAGCAAAAGCTGCTGCTTGGTGGAGTTGTATGCTATTAAGTTTCTGTGG atGTTGTTTTGGATGCTGTCTAATTCCTTGCTGTTTGCACTCTTGTAATGTTGTCAACCACACGTGTCCAAATTGTAACGCGTATTTAGGACAGTATAGaccataa
- the LOC113548285 gene encoding uncharacterized protein LOC113548285: MDDVNFTDGGRSEFFETDCDDHVHRSLSTIADTLDLAVCQPATAVQSRPLERLSGRWTFRSMPQDVNLTAYGRQFSDEWPSFHVEMECDIVDATTAAKDLVDKETTQTPDGGIRSPGADAKDSTAPSHHPNVFVRQCVTYAGRVFTWDFYRTVCLYFLPIFRFRNRR, translated from the coding sequence ATGGACGACGTCAATTTTACCGACGGTGGGCGTTCAGAATTTTTTGAAACCGACTGTGACGACCACGTACACCGGTCGTTATCGACAATAGCGGACACGCTGGACTTGGCAGTGTGCCAACCGGCGACGGCGGTGCAATCGCGCCCGCTGGAACGGTTGAGCGGACGATGGACGTTTCGGTCGATGCCGCAGGACGTCAATCTGACGGCGTACGGCAGACAGTTTTCCGACGAGTGGCCGTCGTTTCACGTGGAAATGGAGTGCGACATCGTGGATGCGACTACCGCCGCCAAGGACCTTGTTGACAAGGAGACGACACAGACGCCGGACGGCGGCATACGGTCGCCTGGGGCCGATGCGAAGGATTCGACAGCCCCGAGTCACCACCCGAACGTGTTCGTCAGACAGTGCGTCACTTACGCCGGACGTGTCTTTACTTGGGATTTCTATAGAACCGTGTGCTTGTACTTTTTACCAATCTTCAGGTTCCGGAACCGTAGGTAA